Part of the Tepiditoga spiralis genome, AAAGTTTTAAAAAAAACAAAGACATAAAAGATGAATTACTCTTTTACTCTCCAGAAAAAAAATACTATGATTGCAAGGTAAAATTAACTAATATTGATGATAAATATAGAATAATAATTTTAAATGATATAACAAAAGAAAAAGAAATTGAAAACTTAAGAAGAGAATTTTTAACAACAATGTCTCATGAGCTTAGGACACCTCTCGCCGTAATGAATGGATACCTTGAAACTATTTTAATGAATTCTACTTTTGAAAAAGATATAGAAAAAATGTTAAAAATAATAGAAGATGAAAGTGCGAGACTTACGAGACTTGTTAATGATCTTATAGATTTAGGAAAGATAGAAAAGAATAATATAAGTTCTTCTAAATTTAATAAAATAAATTTAAGTGATTTAATTAAAAAGACATATAGATTTTTTAGAATGTTATCTGAAGAATTAAATATAAAAATAGTTCTTGAAATTGAAGAAGATGTATATATATATGGAGAAGAAGATAGAATTTTACAGGTCATATATAACATTTTAGATAATTCTTTAAAATTCACTGCTTTAAATAAAAAAGAAGATAACACAATTTGGATTAGATTATATAAGGATAAAGATACTTCAGAAGAAGTTGTTTTTGAGGTTGAAGATACAGGAATAGGAATTCCACCAAAAGACATACAAAAAATATTTGATATGTTTTATAGAGTAGACAAATCAAGAACAAGACAAATTACTGGATTTGGATTAGGACTTTATATAGTAAAAAATATACTAGAAATGCATAAAGCAAGAGTTTTTTTGGAAAGTGAAGAAAATAATGGAACATTATTTAGAATTAATTTTAAGAGTTTATCAAATGAAAATAAAGGTTGAACTTTAACTTATAAGGAGGTAGTATTACATGAGAGCTTATGATATTATTATGAAAAAAAGAGATGGACAAGAAAATACAAAAGAAGAAATAAAATTTATGGTTGAAGGATATGTTAAAGGCGAAATACCAGATTATCAAGTATCAGCATGGTTAATGGCAATATTTTATAATCATATGACAGCTGAAGAAAGATATGAGCTTACAATGAATATGTTAAAAAGTGGAGATACAGTAGATCTTTCATCTATTAAAGGTAAAAAAATTGATAAGCATTCTACTGGTGGAGTTGGAGATAAAACAACAATGGCTTTAGCTCCAATGGTTGCATCTTTAGGTTTAAAAGTTTCTAAACTTTCAGGAAGAGGACTTGGACATACTGGAGGAACTATTGATAAATTAGAATCAATACCAGGATTTAAAACCTCTATATCTCCTGAAGAGTTTGTAAAAAATGCAAATGAAATAGGAGTTGTTGTTGCTGGTCAAACTGCAAATATAGCTCCAGCAGATAAAAAATTATATGCATTAAGAGATGCTACTGCAACTGTAGATGAAGTTTCTTTAATTTCTGCTAGTATTATGAGTAAAAAATTAGCTGTAATGTCTGATGGAATAGTATTAGATGTAAAAACCGGATCTGGAGCTTTTATGAAAACAGTAGAAGATTCAGAAAAATTAGCAAAAGCAATGGTTGAAATTGCTAAATTAAATAATAGAAATGCAGTTGCAATGGTTACAAATATGAATCAGCCACTTGGTGATAATGTGGGAAATGCTTTAGAAGTACTTGAAGCTATTGAAACAGTTAAAGGAAATGGACCTAAAGATTTTACTGAATTATGTTATGAACTTGCAGGTAATATGTTAGAAGTTTCAGGAATAATGACTTATGATGAAGCAAAGAAAAAATTAGAAGAAAATATAAAAGATGGAACAGTTGCAAATTTAATGAAAAAATGGATAAAAGCACAAGGTGGAGATTCAAATGTTGTGGATAATCCAGAAGAAGTATTAACTATTTCAAAAGATATTGTTGATTTTAAAGCAAAAAAAGATGGTTATATTTATACAATAGATACTGAAAAAGTTGGTATAGCTTCAATGGTATTGGGAGCAGGAAGAGCTAAAAAAGAAGATGAAATAGACAATTCTGTTGGAATAAAAATTCTAAAAAAATTAGGAGCTAAAGTTTCAAAAGGAGATATAATTGCAAAACTTTATGTTTCTAAGATTAGTAATGTAGAAAGTTCTTTATCTCTTTTAAAAGAAGCTTATGAAATAAAAAATGAAAAACCAGATTCATACAACTCTAAGTTAATTTATAGTATTGTAAAATAGTGGGAGGATCATGATTTGAAAAAATTTCTGGTCATATTAACTTTAATATTGAATATTATAATATTTTCTGAAAAGGCGGTTTTTCTTCAAGAGGCAAAACCGCCCTTGTATATTGAAAGTATAAAAAATTTGGGAAACTTTTATTTGAATATAAATGATATTATAAAAGGCTTTGATATTAAAATATTTGAAAATAAAGTAAGAAATGTTATTATTTTAAGTTATAAAGATAAGATACTCGAAGTAGTATCTGAAGAAAATTATTCAAAAATAGATTTTATAAATAAATATAAAAATAGTGTTATTGTTTATAACAAAAAAATATTTGTAAAAGAAGATGTTATAAAAGATTTTTTTAATTTGTCAATACATAAAGAAAAAGATATTATATTTTTATATGATAGTACACCAAAAATAAAAGAATTTAACTTTTCATCAGAAAAGATTAGTTTGTTGTTAGATAAATTTATTTCAAGAGAATCAATAAAATATTCTAAAGTTGATGATATAGTAATATTAACAGTATCTCCAGTACAGAATTTAAAGATTATACCTTCAGGAATTGACTATTCATATGATTCTGAAAAAGCATATATAAAATTTAAAAGTTCATTTGATTATGATCTTGAAATAAATAAAAATAAAATTTTATTGACAATGAAAAATACAAATCAATCAAAAAATTCTTTGAATACTATAAAAGCTAATACTAACTATGAAGAAAAAGTATATAAAATAAAAGATTCAGAATATAAAGTATACAGCGCAAAAATAGATTTTAATAAATTTGATTTAAAAATAGATACAAATAGATTAGGAACATACTCTGATATAAACACATTTTTTGAAGAAAAAAAGCCATACTTTTCTATAAATGCTTCATTTTTTAATCCTAAAAATATGGAACCAGTAGCTAATCTGATAAAAGATAATAAATTAATATATTTAAGTGCACAATCTTACAGACCTAATTTTTATATAACAAAAGACGGATCTCCAAATATTAATTATTTAAAATTAGAGTATCAAATATATATAAACAATATACCTTTGTGGATAAAAGCAATAAATACAAATTGGAAATCAGAAGTAAAAGTATATACCAGTGAATACTTTGGAAATATATCAGAAACACAAAATGATTATTTATTTTATTTAGTACAAGATAAAAAGATAATATCTACAGAACCAATTAAACCAATAGATAATCAAAAATTAATAGTTATTAATAAAAAATATGAAAAATATTTTAAAGATATAAAAGTTGGAGATAGTATAGAAGAAAGTATAAAAAATAGTTTAGATGTTGAAATAAAAGAATTAGCAGGTACAGGACCATTTTTAATAAACAATGAATTTTCTCAAGAAAAAATGATTGAAGAGAAAAGAGCATGGGATAATGATATTATTTATGGGAAACGTTCAAGAACAATACTTGCAATTGACAATAACAATGTGGTAACATTTATAGTAGCGGAAGGAAATAATTCTGAAACTTTAGGTTTAAATTATGATGATTGTAAAGCCTTATTGGAAAAAATTGGAAATTTTA contains:
- a CDS encoding sensor histidine kinase; its protein translation is MILNTVLITIFLILFMSFIFLYKHFYITKNKYTKIKNEISKMFDISIKNPSDDFLLHQLSTNIKNLKERFNTEKYRRRNSYSILNSLSEGVVLLSLHSGDVVKVDFANEISKKIFTVDDYVGRSLAEIVDNHYLIDMVLKSFKKNKDIKDELLFYSPEKKYYDCKVKLTNIDDKYRIIILNDITKEKEIENLRREFLTTMSHELRTPLAVMNGYLETILMNSTFEKDIEKMLKIIEDESARLTRLVNDLIDLGKIEKNNISSSKFNKINLSDLIKKTYRFFRMLSEELNIKIVLEIEEDVYIYGEEDRILQVIYNILDNSLKFTALNKKEDNTIWIRLYKDKDTSEEVVFEVEDTGIGIPPKDIQKIFDMFYRVDKSRTRQITGFGLGLYIVKNILEMHKARVFLESEENNGTLFRINFKSLSNENKG
- a CDS encoding phosphodiester glycosidase family protein → MKKFLVILTLILNIIIFSEKAVFLQEAKPPLYIESIKNLGNFYLNINDIIKGFDIKIFENKVRNVIILSYKDKILEVVSEENYSKIDFINKYKNSVIVYNKKIFVKEDVIKDFFNLSIHKEKDIIFLYDSTPKIKEFNFSSEKISLLLDKFISRESIKYSKVDDIVILTVSPVQNLKIIPSGIDYSYDSEKAYIKFKSSFDYDLEINKNKILLTMKNTNQSKNSLNTIKANTNYEEKVYKIKDSEYKVYSAKIDFNKFDLKIDTNRLGTYSDINTFFEEKKPYFSINASFFNPKNMEPVANLIKDNKLIYLSAQSYRPNFYITKDGSPNINYLKLEYQIYINNIPLWIKAINTNWKSEVKVYTSEYFGNISETQNDYLFYLVQDKKIISTEPIKPIDNQKLIVINKKYEKYFKDIKVGDSIEESIKNSLDVEIKELAGTGPFLINNEFSQEKMIEEKRAWDNDIIYGKRSRTILAIDNNNVVTFIVAEGNNSETLGLNYDDCKALLEKIGNFKKAVLLDGGSSTIFYYNGIIKNKRNENWRKYIPVFISSYKKSE
- a CDS encoding thymidine phosphorylase; this encodes MRAYDIIMKKRDGQENTKEEIKFMVEGYVKGEIPDYQVSAWLMAIFYNHMTAEERYELTMNMLKSGDTVDLSSIKGKKIDKHSTGGVGDKTTMALAPMVASLGLKVSKLSGRGLGHTGGTIDKLESIPGFKTSISPEEFVKNANEIGVVVAGQTANIAPADKKLYALRDATATVDEVSLISASIMSKKLAVMSDGIVLDVKTGSGAFMKTVEDSEKLAKAMVEIAKLNNRNAVAMVTNMNQPLGDNVGNALEVLEAIETVKGNGPKDFTELCYELAGNMLEVSGIMTYDEAKKKLEENIKDGTVANLMKKWIKAQGGDSNVVDNPEEVLTISKDIVDFKAKKDGYIYTIDTEKVGIASMVLGAGRAKKEDEIDNSVGIKILKKLGAKVSKGDIIAKLYVSKISNVESSLSLLKEAYEIKNEKPDSYNSKLIYSIVK